In Nicotiana tabacum cultivar K326 chromosome 21, ASM71507v2, whole genome shotgun sequence, one DNA window encodes the following:
- the LOC107795816 gene encoding protein GID8 homolog, giving the protein MSLFWIVIRQLAEIEAMETSKKVITREEWEKRLSDVKIRKEDMNRLVMNFLVTEGYVEAAEKFRMESGTDPDIDLATITDRMAVKKAVQAGNVEDAIEKVNDLNPEILDTNPQLFFHLQQQRLIELIRNGKLEEALEFAQEELAPRGEENQSFLEELEKTVALLAFEDVSNCPVGELLDVSQRLKTASEVNAAILTSQSHEKDPKLPSLLKMLIWAQNQLGEKAVYPRINDLSTAALEDPAV; this is encoded by the exons ATGTCATTGTTCTGGATTGTGATTCGTCAATTAGCTGAAATCGAAGCCATG GAAACATCAAAGAAAGTAATCACGAGAGAAGAGTGGGAGAAAAGGCTCAGTGATGTAAAAATTAGAAAAGAAGATATGAATAGATTAGTGATGAACTTTTTAGTCACAGAGGGTTATGTAGAAGCAGCAGAAAAGTTCAGAATGGAATCTGGAACAGATC CTGATATAGATCTTGCTACTATAACTGATCGGATGGCGGTTAAAAAGGCAGTACAGGCTGGTAATGTAGAGGATGCAATTGAGAAGGTTAATGATTTGAATCCCGAG ATCCTGGATACAAACCCCCAGCTCTTTTTCCACCTCCAGCAACAAAGGCTGATAGAGTTGATAAGGAATGGAAAGCTTGAGGAGGCTTTGGAGTTTGCTCAAGAAGAGCTCGCTCCGAGGGGAGAGGAAAAT CAAAGCTTCTTAGAAGAATTGGAGAAAACTGTTGCATTATTGGCCTTTGAAGATGTATCCAACTGCCCTGTGGGAGAGCTCCTAGATGTATCACAGCGGCTAAAGACCGCAAGTGAGGTAAATGCTGCAATCCTCACCAGCCAAAGCCATGAAAAAG ATCCAAAACTTCCTAGTCTATTGAAGATGTTAATATGGGCACAAAATCAGCTTGGTGAAAAAGCCGTTTATCCGCGCATAAATGATCTATCGACTGCTGCACTGGAAGATCCTGCTGTTTGA